The sequence TCGCCCGCCCTTTTTCCCAAACGCCATACCGTCTTTGTCCGTGGCCAGCCTTACACTTACGCCCCGCAGCGTGGCGATGTATTCGGCTTGTACTACACCAATTTAGGCCGCATCGGGCACGTAGGCTTTATTGAGCAATGGGATTATGGCGGAAAATTCGTAATCACCGTAGAAGGCAACACCAACGAAGCAGGTAGCCGTCAAGGAGATGGCGTGTACCGAAAAAAACGACCCAAACGTACCATTTACAAAATCGCTAATTTCATTGACCGATGAAACCTATCCTTTTCTACATACTCTTCTTCGTAGTCTGCTTTGTTGGTGCTGCCTATTGGCATCACCAGCAAATCGCAGCCCTTGAAGCGGAGCGCGAAAACCTTGTTTTAGCGCATAACAATCAATTGCGCCGCGTGCGCAATGCACAAGGCCAACAAAGAGCTATCGCTCCCGTCGCTCAGCTCTCAGCCGCTACGCTTCGAGAGCTGAACGCGGCACATATTGCCGCCTTAGAACGCGCTTTTGATACCAAAATCAAACGCGTTCAGGCTGTAATGCGTTTGTCGGTTACCACATCGGGCAAGGCTTCCATGTCTGCGCGTGATACGCTTGTCATGTCGCCGCGCGATTCGCTGCCCAAGCAGCTCAAGCAATACCGCTACGCCGACCAATACTTTCAGATGTCCGCAATTGCGGACACTGACAGTCTTTGGGTTACTAATTACTCCGTGCGCAATGACATTACAGCCATTGCGCACAAAGGCCGCCGCTCCCCCCGTTGGAAGTTCTGGAAACCCAGACCTATCCAATGCCAAGTGTTCCTTTTTAACCCTCATTCGGGCATAGATACAATTGAAATTCAAACCCTTAGCAAGTAATGGAAGACAACGGATTTTATTTAGAAGGTAAATTTTACCCTTGCCCCAAAAACTACCAAGAACTTACCCGTGACCAGCTCATCAAAATCTATGAGCTTTTGATGAGCGAAGCTCCCTACACCGATGTAGTGGTAGCCATTATCCCCGTTTTGTTTCGCTTGCACATGAATTTGGAGCTATTGCGCTTCTTCATGACCAAAGTAACGCCTGTTGAATGGGTGGATTTGGCACTATTGACAGACCCTTTTATTCAAAATCCTGAGTCTTGCATCAACTTACTACCCACCGTTTGCGTGGACGAAAAACAATTCGTAGGCCCCGCTGACACCTTGGCCAACCTATCGTTTGCCGAGTTCATCAATGCAGACACGCACTTTTTGCGTTTTCTGCAAACCCAAGACGAAAGCCATCTCAACGCCTTGTGCGCTACGCTCTATCGACCGCAGCGCGAAGACTTCAATCCCGATGCGCCAGATACCAATGGCGACCCGCGCGAAGTCTTCAACGACAATTTAGTGGCGACCCGCGCTCAAACATTTGCTACTTTGCTCAAGGGCGAAAAGGCCGCTATTCTCTATTTTTTCATGGGTTGCCGCAACGAAATAGAAAAGCAATACCCTTGGATTTTCAAGAAAACCGACGAGGAAAAAACAGAATCCGAAGGTTGGGTAGGCGTGTGGTTGCAAATGGCAGGCAATAAGTTCGGCGACGCTGAAAAGACGGCCAACACCAATTTACATTGGATTTTGACCGAGCTAAATATTATGATGCGTAACTACTTTGAAACCAAATCTAAAACGCAACAATGACACGCCAATCATACGAAGACTATTTCAAAAACGTAGCCGCCAAGCTGCCCGAAATTCAGCATTCCGAGCAGAACAAACGTTTTGAAATCATGGACATTGAAGAAGTGTTTGGCGAGGTAAAAAAAGACATGGATTTGGAAGCCTTTTGTCTGTTCTTGGATTACTACGAAGGCTTATTGGATTTGAAAAACATTGACAATCCTTTCAATAATCAATTATGCGCTTTTCAAATAATCCGAAAATTAGACAGCCGCAGCGATACCGATAGCAAAGTACAGTTGCTTGACCAAGCCGAAGCCATCGCCAAGAAAATCATTGCCAAAATGATACATGACGCTTACGAGCGTAGCCATTTCAAAAACTTAGAGTTTTCTGAAATTCCGCTCTTAAAGGTAGGGCCTGTTTTTGACAACTGTTATGGCATCAGGGTAGAGTTTAAACTCTACGCCTCCGAGCGATTAGACTACAATCCAGACGATTGGCTACCATGATAAACCAAGAGCTTTACAACGTCTTTCAGGAATGGGCAAACCGCACCGTCGAGGTATTGCGCCAGCAAATCAAATCCAAAAACATCAAAGAAACCGATGCGCTGCTACGCAGCTTATCCACCAAACTAAGCCAGCAAACGGGCGGGGTAGTTTCGGCGCAATTCTGGTTCAACACCTATGGCCGTTTCGTGGATATGGGCGCAGGCCGTCGGCGAAAAGCAGAGACCCAAGCCACCAACCGAGCCGTTTGGAAAAGCAGAGGACGAAAACCCAAGAAATGGTATTCGCGCCCCATACACGCCCGAATACATCGGTTACGCGAAATCGTTACCCTTGATGTAGCAGAAATCGCACTCAAGCAAGTTTTAGAAGAGCTGGACAAGGCCAAATAACCTTGTTCAGCTCTTTTTGCTTATAACGGCATTTTTGTTTTTATAAATACCTAATAAATAGGTGCTTATAAAATATTTTACACTTTTTCCAAATGCCATGTCACCCTTTTTTCCTTCGGCAAACGTCTTGTATCTATATAGAGATATTTAAACCGAAAATTGCCAGCGAAAGCCAAAAATTTTGGGTAGGGGTAGTTTTGTGCCTGCGTATAACTATTTAAAAAATAGAGCTTTATTTTTATTTTTTGCATTTAAGGCGTTGATTATCAATTGAATGAATTTTGTTTAAAATTCTACTGCCACATCATTTGCCACACTAAGTATATTGATAAATACAATTAGTTGTTTTAGGTGTAAATAGTCTGTTACTTGATTGAAGTAAATCTTCTGCTCTTTGTTCGGTAGCATAGAGTTACATTCAAATTAAGGAGAATCCTTTTTGTTGACCGCATACACTAGCATTTTTGCATGTACTTTCAATAACTGACTTAGTGTTCCACTAGAAAACAAGGTTTTTATATCCGTGCAAAATCATTTATGAAGGTACGATACACGAATTATAACCGAAAAAATACATTACTTTGCAGTTTATAAAATAAAGGCATAAGTCTAAATAGAAATAATGAGTGAAATGACTACATCAAAATATATATTTTCAGGGCACGATTCATTTCATTGTCGACAACTTTGGCTCAAAAAAGGGTTTGACTTTGTTCAAAGTGGGTTATTATTCAACAGTGAAGATGCTGTTGTTAAACTGGGTGTAGGTAAAAACATGGTTTCTGCAATCCGTTACTGGTTAAAAGCATTTAATATAATTGATAACAAAGATCATCCTACTGAATTTGGAATAAGGCTTTTTGATACAGATACGGGATATGATCCTTTTTTAGAGGATGATGCAAGTTTGTGGCTACTACACTATCAGCTTGTTAAAACGGGTATAGCATCTATCTATAGTATCATATTTAATGAATTTAGGAAAGAAAAAATAATATTTAATGATGGTTCTTTTTTGAATTATTTGAAGCGAATTCAGGAGATAAACCATGTATTAAATTTTAACGAGAATACTGTAGCGAAAGACTTTATGGTTTTTGTAAATACATACAAAAACGATGAAGGCTATAATGACGTTGAAGATAGCTATTCTGGTATACTTTCTGAAATTGATTTGCTCAAAATCATTCAGATAGAGTATAAAGATGAAAATGGCAAAATAAAAAAAAGGATAGAATATCAAATTGAAAACAATGACAGAGATAAATTACTAGCACAGGTTTTATTGTTTTCAATTTTAGATAACCCAAATTATGGGAACTCAATTAGTTTAAATTCGCTTGAGTACGACTACAACAGTCCTGGTTCAATCTTTGCATTGAATCGTTCGGGACTGATAAACAAAATTTCTGAAATCGTGGACAAAAACATTACGTTCACAGACCACGCAGGAATAAAAGAATTGCAATTCAAGAATAAACCGAACGCATTTTCAATTTTAGACAAATACTATGGCAAATAATTTCACAACATCGGTAAATATACTCAGAGATACTGAGAGGGATTTTAATTATATCCCAACGCCAAATGCCAAACAGGTAGTAGGTCAAATTGTGAACGATTTTAAAAAAGGTATTCGCTCGTTCAATATCATTGGAACTTACGGAACAGGAAAATCTTCGTTTCTTTTAGCTCTTGAACAAAGTGTGAGAGGGAAAAAACGTTATTTTGAAACAAACTTTCTTGCGAATCCTATAGTTGATTTTGTAAAAATTGTAGGTTCTTACACTTCGATTGTAGAGCAATTTGCAGATACTTTTGAAGTAACAACAACTAAAAATAAGCACGAAAATATCTTATCTGAAATTTTCAATCGCTATTATTCTCTTGGCAAAAACAACGGCATTTTGTTTTTGCTGTTAGATGAGTTCGGGAAATTTTTGGAGTATGCAAGCAAACACAATCCCGAAAACGAATTGTATTTCATTCAACAATTAGCGGAGTTTTGCAACAACCCAAAGTACAATGTTGTTCTAATTTCTACGGTTCATCAAAGTTTTGAATCGTATGCTTACGCTTTAACAAGTACACAAAAGCAAGAATGGACAAAGGTTAAGGGTCGTTTTCGTGAAATTACATTTAACGAACCCGTTGAACAACTTTTGTATTTGGCTTCGGAATATGTTGCAGAAAACTTTGAAAACAAAGCCCCGAAAGCACAAGTTGAAAAATGCGTGGAATTGTCTGTCGCTTCAAAAGCGTTCAATTTCAACAAATATTTCTTAGATGAAATTTCTACAAAACTTTTTCCGCTTGATATTCTTTCGGCAAATACGCTTACACTTGCGCTGCAACGCTACGGACAAAATGAACGTTCTCTCTTTTCATTCCTTGAATCAACAGATCATACAGGGTTAGCGAAATTCAACAAACGTGAAAATCCGTTTTATAATTTGAGTTGTGTTTACGATTATCTCAACTTCAATTTTTATTCGTTTCTCACTTCAAAATACAATCCCGATTTTTCGGCTTGGAGTTCAATCCGTTCTTCGTTGGAAGAAGTAGAAAGAGCATTTGATGAAAAAATAAACGATTACTCAAATGCCGTTAAAACAATTGGTTTGCTGAATATTTTCTCGGCAAGCGGAGCGATTTTAGATAATAACTTTTTGAGTAATTACCTTGAAATCGCCTGCGGTGTTTCCAATGCAAGCACAATCATCAAAAATCTTGAAACGAAAAAAATCATTCGTTTCCGTTCGCACAGCAAACGCTATATTTTGTTTGAGGGAACGGATTTGGATATTCAAACTGCCTTACTTGAGGCGGGGGAAAAAATTTCGGAAGTTAATGACGTTGTTTCATTGTTGAAAAAACATATTTCATTTTCTCATAAATTAGCAAATCAGTATTATTCCAAAAAAGGAACGCCAAGATATTTTGAGTTTATTATTTCAGAATCTCCTATAAATAAAATTCCAACGGGCGAAATAGATGGTTTTGTAAATCTTATATTCAACAGCAAATTGACAGTTTCAGAGGTTGAAGAGACTTCAAAAAATCAAAAAGAAGCTATCGTTTATTGTTATTTCAAAAATTCAACTGAAATTAGAAACTTGTTATTTGAAATAGAGAAAATCCAACAAGTAATTGAAGAAAACAAAGATGATAGGGTTGCTAAACGAGAATTGGAAAGTATCGTTCAGCACCAAATTACAATTCTTGAACACGAGATAACAAGGAAAGGACTTTTTACTAACAATAAGAATGTAGTTTGGTATTTTCAAGGAGTAAGAAAAACTATTACCAGTCAAACAGATTTCAATAAATTGCTTACTCAAGTTTGTGGTATTGTTTATGACGCAACACCGACATTCATAAACGAATTGGTAAACAAACACAAAATTTCACCTTCAATTCACACCGCAAAACGCAACTATTTTAAAGCACTTGCGAATAATTGGGATAAAGAAAACTTGGGGTTTGAAGATGCAAAATTTCCGCCTGAAAAGACAATTTTCTTATCACTTTTGAAAGAAAACGGAATTTCGCCAATTCGTGAAAATTCGTTCTCTGTACCAAGTATTGACAAAAATTCAAGTTTCAATGAACTATGGAAAACATCGGAAAAATTCCTTGAAAGTGCAAAATTAGAACAGCGAAGTATTGATGAATTTGTTTCTATTTTGAGCAAACGACCATTGAAACTGAAACAAGGCTTTATTGATTTTTGGGTTCCGACTTTTCTGTTTTTGAGAAGAGATGATTTTGCTTTGTTTAATAGAGGTGGCTATCTACCAAATATAACGGATGACAATCTTGAGTTAATTGCCAAAAATCCAGAAAATTATTTTATTAAAACTTTTGATATAGAAGGCGTGAAGCTCGATATATTTAATAGCTACCGTACATTCTTGAATATTTCAACTGAATCGAAGTTTGATAACAATTCATTCATTGAAACGATAAAACCGTTCATTGTTTTTTACAAACAGTTGCATGAATATTCAAAGCAAACAAAACGTCTTTCATCTTCGGCTTTGAAAATTCGCACTGCTATTGCAATGAGCAAAGACCCCGAAGATACTTTCTTTGATGCATTCCCAAATGCGTTAGGGACTTCGCTTAGTGCTTTGCAAAAAGATAAATCAAAACTGCAAGGCTACACAACAAGTTTGCAAAATGCGGTTCGTGAATTGCGTACTTCTTATGATGAACTAATCAAACGCTTTGAAGAATTTATCTGCAATGAATTTGTTGGAAAATCAGTTGAGTTTGACGAATACAAAAAATATTTACAAGACCGTTTTGCAAAGCTGAAAAAGCATTTGCTTTTAGCAAATCAAAAAACGTTTGTCCAACGAATTGATTCGGGTTTAGAGGATAAAAAGGCTTGGTTAAATTCTATTGCACAAGCCGTAGTTGGAAAAAAGCTTGAAAATTTCAGTGATGAGGATGAAATCGCATTGTACGAAAAATTCAAGTCAATGATTTTGGAATTGGATAGCTTGACTAACATTTCAAAAGCCTATATTGATGAGAAATCTGAAGATGTAATAGGAATCAAAATTGATACATTTTTCAGTGAAATAAATCCAAAAGTTGTTCGTATTCCTAAAAATAAGTCAGAAGAAATTGAGCAATTGAAGTCTGCGTTGAAGAAAAAATTGGGAGCCGACAGAACTTCAAATATAGCGGCAGTGTTGAACCTCTTAAAAGAATTATTGCAATGAGTAAAGTAAGGCATGTTTTAGGAATTTCAGGAGGCAAAGATAGTGCCGCCTTAGCAATTTATATAAAGACGAAATATCCATCATTAAATTTGGAGTTCTATTCTTGTGATAC comes from Flexibacter flexilis DSM 6793 and encodes:
- a CDS encoding CHAP domain-containing protein; translated protein: MRFTLCLLWLAHSLCVVGQGAIRNDLAQTYLSQVGIREATGRNDGTQVEMYLHSVKAKRGQSWCAAFVSWCLQQHDIPHPQSAWSPALFPKRHTVFVRGQPYTYAPQRGDVFGLYYTNLGRIGHVGFIEQWDYGGKFVITVEGNTNEAGSRQGDGVYRKKRPKRTIYKIANFIDR
- a CDS encoding DUF6549 family protein, encoding MKPILFYILFFVVCFVGAAYWHHQQIAALEAERENLVLAHNNQLRRVRNAQGQQRAIAPVAQLSAATLRELNAAHIAALERAFDTKIKRVQAVMRLSVTTSGKASMSARDTLVMSPRDSLPKQLKQYRYADQYFQMSAIADTDSLWVTNYSVRNDITAIAHKGRRSPRWKFWKPRPIQCQVFLFNPHSGIDTIEIQTLSK
- a CDS encoding DUF4007 family protein; the protein is MSEMTTSKYIFSGHDSFHCRQLWLKKGFDFVQSGLLFNSEDAVVKLGVGKNMVSAIRYWLKAFNIIDNKDHPTEFGIRLFDTDTGYDPFLEDDASLWLLHYQLVKTGIASIYSIIFNEFRKEKIIFNDGSFLNYLKRIQEINHVLNFNENTVAKDFMVFVNTYKNDEGYNDVEDSYSGILSEIDLLKIIQIEYKDENGKIKKRIEYQIENNDRDKLLAQVLLFSILDNPNYGNSISLNSLEYDYNSPGSIFALNRSGLINKISEIVDKNITFTDHAGIKELQFKNKPNAFSILDKYYGK